The Saprospiraceae bacterium genome includes a window with the following:
- a CDS encoding energy transducer TonB: MFKELELSGNIVLLIVLLLSIVTVGIIIFFKRKYSSYSYEELLESNKDVKVTSLAGRSKFPEVDVFKNTSVFFNYGMVAAVAIALVTMSWTVYDKTIAIPDGALDFDEEVEVEVPRTAEPPPPPPPPPPPVIQEVPDEQIIEDKVEFKSQDITEETKVEAPEVVKAPPPPPPPPPPKPVEEEIFKVVEQMPRFPGCEEIAGDEKKKEECAKQKMLEYIYKNLKYPAIARENGVEGQVVLQFVVDKDGSITETKIVRDIGAGCGTAAESVVNGMNNMGKKWTPGKQRGRPVKVLYTLPVKFKLEG; encoded by the coding sequence ATGTTTAAAGAACTGGAATTATCGGGTAACATAGTCTTGCTGATTGTTCTTTTGCTTTCCATCGTGACAGTAGGTATTATAATTTTCTTCAAAAGAAAATATTCGTCCTACAGTTATGAAGAATTGCTTGAAAGTAACAAAGACGTCAAAGTAACATCTTTAGCAGGAAGGAGCAAGTTTCCCGAAGTAGATGTGTTCAAAAATACTTCCGTTTTTTTTAATTACGGAATGGTAGCAGCCGTAGCAATCGCATTGGTAACAATGAGCTGGACGGTTTATGACAAAACCATCGCTATACCGGATGGTGCATTAGATTTTGACGAAGAGGTGGAAGTAGAAGTACCTCGTACTGCTGAACCACCACCGCCACCACCACCGCCACCACCGCCTGTAATTCAGGAAGTTCCTGATGAGCAGATTATTGAAGATAAGGTGGAGTTCAAGAGCCAGGACATTACTGAAGAAACAAAAGTAGAAGCTCCTGAAGTGGTTAAAGCACCACCACCACCGCCGCCACCACCACCACCAAAACCAGTGGAAGAAGAGATTTTTAAAGTGGTTGAACAAATGCCAAGATTTCCCGGATGTGAGGAAATAGCAGGTGATGAAAAGAAAAAAGAAGAATGTGCAAAACAAAAAATGCTTGAGTACATTTATAAAAATCTGAAATATCCTGCAATAGCTCGTGAAAACGGCGTAGAAGGGCAAGTGGTTTTACAGTTCGTTGTTGATAAAGATGGTTCTATCACTGAAACCAAAATCGTCAGAGACATCGGTGCAGGATGCGGAACTGCTGCCGAATCAGTTGTAAACGGTATGAATAACATGGGCAAAAAGTGGACACCGGGTAAACAGAGAGGAAGACCCGTAAAAGTTCTTTACACCCTTCCCGTAAAATTCAAACTCGAAGGTTAG
- the vanZ gene encoding VanZ family protein, whose product MSSNRFLVLAIFWTLLTLFLSVSSAGTIQRLNVFDIWNIDKLAHFGMYFIFCLFWCLGLRDKKYNKIFAVIFSVSFGALMEIFQFYSFNGRSFEINDIIANSLGVIAGVLIFDHFFK is encoded by the coding sequence ATGAGCAGTAACAGATTTCTGGTTCTCGCGATATTCTGGACTCTTTTGACATTATTCCTTTCAGTTTCATCCGCAGGAACTATTCAACGTCTGAATGTCTTTGATATCTGGAACATTGATAAATTGGCGCATTTTGGTATGTATTTTATATTTTGTCTTTTTTGGTGCCTTGGATTGAGGGATAAGAAGTACAATAAAATATTTGCCGTAATTTTTTCTGTTTCATTTGGTGCTTTGATGGAAATTTTTCAATTTTACTCCTTCAATGGCCGTTCGTTTGAAATCAATGATATTATTGCCAATTCACTAGGGGTTATTGCAGGTGTTTTAATTTTTGATCATTTTTTTAAATAA
- the mtaB gene encoding tRNA (N(6)-L-threonylcarbamoyladenosine(37)-C(2))-methylthiotransferase MtaB, which produces MSTPLTVAFHTLGCKLNFSETSSIRRSFEDQGYQSVQFEDGADIYILNTCSVTDFADKKCRYEVRRALKFSPQAKIVVVGCYAQLKPKEIAEIPGVDLVLGAAEKFNILKYIDALTQSADKAMVIAGEVKEANSFVDAYSFGDRTRSFLKVQDGCDYKCTFCTIPQARGSSRSDTIENVLSNAQKIAGQGVKEIVLTGVNLGDFGNGTEVIEGLKAKKEALFFDLIKELDNVNGVERFRISSIEPNLLTEEIIQFVAKSNKFVPHFHIPLQSGSNKILKAMKRRYLRQLYAERVEWIRREIPEACIGVDVIVGFPGETDEDFTDSYRFIQELDINYLHVFTYSERQNTPAAEMQDAVPMHVRKDRNEMLRILSQKKKKAFAEKFVGQTKEVLLEQSNREGYLSGFTDNYLKIQIPASGLNLNSVVPVHLIQYHPEDELITAENINREIFI; this is translated from the coding sequence ATGTCAACACCATTAACGGTTGCATTTCATACATTAGGATGTAAGCTGAATTTTTCAGAAACATCTTCCATTAGAAGGTCTTTCGAAGACCAAGGGTATCAATCCGTTCAATTTGAAGATGGGGCTGATATTTATATTCTGAACACCTGCTCCGTGACAGATTTTGCAGACAAAAAATGCAGGTATGAAGTCAGAAGAGCTTTAAAGTTTTCACCTCAGGCTAAGATTGTAGTTGTAGGGTGTTATGCCCAACTAAAACCAAAGGAAATTGCCGAAATTCCGGGTGTTGACCTTGTCCTTGGAGCTGCAGAGAAATTCAATATACTTAAATATATTGATGCTTTGACCCAATCAGCAGATAAAGCGATGGTCATAGCAGGAGAAGTGAAAGAAGCAAATTCCTTTGTGGATGCCTATTCATTTGGTGATCGCACACGATCATTCCTGAAGGTTCAGGATGGGTGTGATTATAAATGTACATTTTGTACTATTCCACAAGCAAGAGGCAGCAGCAGAAGCGATACTATTGAAAATGTATTGAGTAATGCTCAAAAAATTGCAGGTCAGGGCGTAAAAGAGATAGTTTTAACAGGTGTTAATTTGGGAGACTTTGGTAACGGGACGGAAGTCATTGAAGGTTTGAAAGCAAAAAAGGAAGCATTGTTTTTTGATTTAATTAAAGAATTGGATAATGTAAATGGTGTAGAACGTTTTAGAATTTCATCCATTGAACCAAATCTTCTTACTGAAGAAATCATACAGTTTGTGGCGAAATCAAACAAATTTGTGCCGCATTTTCACATTCCGCTTCAGTCCGGGAGTAACAAGATACTTAAAGCGATGAAAAGACGTTACCTTAGACAACTATATGCTGAGAGAGTAGAATGGATCAGAAGAGAAATTCCCGAGGCTTGTATTGGTGTGGATGTCATAGTTGGGTTTCCCGGTGAAACCGATGAAGACTTTACAGACAGTTATCGTTTTATTCAGGAATTGGATATCAATTATTTACATGTTTTCACTTATTCTGAACGACAAAATACTCCGGCTGCTGAGATGCAGGATGCAGTACCCATGCATGTCAGAAAAGATAGAAATGAAATGCTGCGAATATTGTCTCAAAAGAAAAAGAAAGCCTTTGCTGAAAAATTTGTAGGTCAAACCAAAGAAGTCTTACTTGAACAGTCAAATAGAGAAGGTTATTTGTCTGGCTTTACAGATAATTATCTGAAAATTCAAATTCCGGCTTCAGGTTTGAATTTGAATTCTGTTGTGCCGGTTCACCTAATTCAATACCATCCGGAAGATGAATTAATAACTGCTGAAAATATCAATCGGGAAATTTTTATTTAA
- a CDS encoding transglycosylase domain-containing protein: MKDLDKKNKGTDYNEVGFLKAAFNAVTGRLRLIQDKWNRSILPITKSWEVYSQKNPREAFIFKWLFRGMLSIVLLVSLLILLVFFGVFGRIPDREDLMNIETANASEVYSSDNVLIGKYYTENRTNIELDSISPYLITALLAIEDKRFFEHSGIDLRSWLRVFKGIATNTQGLGGGSTLPQQLAKNLYPRKNYRVPGLSILINKIRENIVSIRLESIYNKEQLLIMYLNTVPFGGNRFGVQEASRYFYGIKPGQLTADQAATLIGMLKATTALDPTRNPKNSEKRRNLVLSQMLRNKDFRFESEDMSTISRMVTEGAIDEEQYERLISQPLTARVHEDIGNNDGLATYFREYIRTRVLPGLVKNLTKEDGSNYNIYTDGLKITTTLDSKMQKFAEQAVFKHLSYLQKEFYNHWKGYKGEKPWGDDKWIDEQVKRSERYNLLKDSGMDEDSISKVFEIPVPMKIFGWDKIPVELDTMLTPLDSVRYYFTMLNCGFMAMDFKTGNIKAWVGGTDFRYFKYDHILSKRQVGSTFKPIVYAAAIQDSITPCKFIRNDQVTIKDWTPRNSDESYGGWYSVIGGLVYSANVIAAQLIEKVGIQKTIDLATKMGVTTNLPREFGISLGAADIPLFDMMKVFGTIANNGVRPEPVSILKIEDRNGKIIYEYDQQMEINTGIQTQVRALSELEAATVSRMMQAVITSGTGNKLRSQYVPHGEFAGKTGTTQNHSDGWFIAFNPSLVTGAWVGGPSPAVRFKSMALGSGAAMALPIVGNFWYSLAIDKNFAKITQEKFVVNETANASTACPYRIGISPDTFNLLMQDTLLKDSLVRSGFRNLQQIVIDKYGYPDMEEPEGGESDGLPEGTLPLIEAVSETNESQKADSKKQKTTETTEKKKDEVKKEKKKEEDKKEKSKDPPGKGNI, from the coding sequence ATGAAAGATTTGGATAAAAAAAATAAGGGTACAGATTACAACGAAGTTGGTTTTTTAAAAGCAGCTTTCAATGCAGTGACAGGTCGTTTAAGGCTTATTCAGGATAAATGGAATCGTTCTATTCTTCCAATCACCAAAAGTTGGGAAGTATATTCTCAGAAAAACCCACGAGAAGCATTTATTTTTAAATGGCTTTTCAGAGGTATGCTAAGTATCGTTTTATTAGTTTCTTTACTCATCTTGCTGGTGTTCTTTGGAGTATTCGGAAGAATTCCCGACAGAGAAGATCTTATGAATATCGAAACAGCCAATGCATCTGAAGTGTATTCTTCAGACAATGTCCTTATTGGTAAATATTATACTGAAAACCGAACCAATATCGAACTCGATAGTATATCCCCATATCTTATCACTGCATTACTGGCTATCGAAGATAAACGTTTTTTTGAACATAGTGGAATCGATTTGAGATCATGGCTACGTGTTTTTAAAGGGATCGCAACTAATACCCAAGGTCTTGGAGGTGGTTCAACTTTACCACAACAACTTGCTAAAAATCTTTATCCCAGAAAAAATTATCGTGTTCCCGGCCTCAGTATCCTCATAAATAAAATCAGGGAAAATATTGTTTCCATCAGGTTGGAAAGTATTTATAATAAAGAACAGTTACTGATTATGTATCTGAATACAGTTCCTTTTGGAGGAAACCGATTTGGGGTACAGGAGGCTTCAAGGTATTTTTATGGTATAAAACCCGGTCAGCTCACAGCAGATCAGGCAGCAACATTAATAGGAATGCTCAAAGCTACTACTGCGTTAGACCCTACCCGAAATCCAAAAAATTCTGAAAAAAGACGTAATCTGGTACTTTCCCAAATGTTGAGAAATAAGGATTTCAGGTTTGAATCAGAAGATATGTCCACCATCTCAAGAATGGTGACTGAAGGTGCAATCGATGAAGAACAATACGAAAGGTTAATAAGCCAACCTCTCACTGCACGAGTACATGAAGATATCGGCAATAATGACGGATTGGCAACCTATTTCAGAGAATACATCAGGACAAGAGTTCTCCCTGGATTAGTGAAAAATCTGACAAAAGAAGATGGAAGTAATTATAATATTTATACAGATGGTTTAAAAATTACAACCACCCTTGACAGTAAGATGCAAAAATTTGCTGAACAAGCTGTTTTTAAGCACCTTTCTTATCTTCAGAAAGAATTTTACAATCACTGGAAAGGCTATAAAGGTGAAAAACCATGGGGTGATGACAAATGGATTGATGAACAGGTAAAACGAAGTGAACGCTACAATCTGTTAAAAGATTCTGGGATGGATGAAGATTCTATAAGTAAGGTATTTGAAATACCGGTGCCCATGAAAATATTCGGTTGGGATAAAATACCCGTAGAACTCGATACAATGCTCACACCATTGGATTCCGTACGGTATTATTTTACGATGCTGAATTGTGGATTTATGGCAATGGATTTTAAAACAGGAAATATTAAAGCGTGGGTAGGGGGTACAGATTTTCGGTATTTTAAATACGACCACATTCTCAGCAAGAGACAAGTGGGTTCGACTTTTAAACCTATAGTTTATGCTGCTGCCATTCAGGATAGTATCACCCCATGTAAATTTATCAGAAACGATCAGGTAACAATTAAAGATTGGACTCCCCGCAATTCTGATGAAAGTTATGGGGGATGGTATTCTGTCATCGGAGGGTTGGTATATTCAGCAAATGTGATTGCAGCTCAGTTGATAGAAAAAGTCGGCATACAAAAAACTATTGATCTGGCAACTAAAATGGGTGTTACGACCAATCTTCCAAGAGAATTCGGTATTAGTCTTGGAGCAGCTGATATTCCACTTTTTGATATGATGAAGGTATTTGGGACAATAGCCAATAATGGAGTTCGACCGGAACCGGTCAGTATTCTTAAAATTGAAGACAGAAACGGTAAAATTATATATGAGTACGATCAGCAAATGGAAATTAATACCGGAATTCAGACACAGGTTCGGGCTCTGAGCGAATTGGAAGCTGCTACGGTCAGCAGGATGATGCAGGCTGTTATTACAAGTGGAACAGGCAACAAATTAAGAAGTCAGTATGTCCCTCATGGCGAATTTGCAGGAAAAACTGGAACTACGCAAAATCATTCTGATGGCTGGTTTATAGCCTTTAATCCGTCTCTCGTGACAGGTGCATGGGTCGGTGGTCCAAGTCCGGCAGTCCGATTTAAAAGTATGGCATTGGGCAGTGGTGCAGCGATGGCACTCCCGATTGTAGGCAATTTCTGGTATTCTCTGGCCATTGATAAAAATTTTGCTAAAATTACACAGGAAAAATTCGTAGTAAACGAAACCGCAAATGCCAGTACAGCTTGTCCATACAGAATTGGAATCAGTCCGGATACTTTTAATTTATTGATGCAGGATACGTTATTAAAAGATTCACTCGTCAGATCAGGTTTCAGAAATCTGCAACAAATTGTAATTGATAAATATGGATACCCGGATATGGAAGAACCGGAAGGAGGTGAATCTGATGGATTACCTGAAGGTACTCTTCCTTTAATAGAAGCAGTTTCAGAGACAAATGAATCACAGAAAGCAGATTCTAAAAAACAAAAGACAACTGAAACAACTGAAAAAAAGAAAGATGAAGTAAAGAAAGAAAAGAAGAAGGAAGAAGATAAGAAAGAAAAGTCCAAAGATCCACCCGGGAAAGGAAATATCTGA
- a CDS encoding HAMP domain-containing histidine kinase, protein MLKKAAFLSAIIFICLYSVQWFRTTYHLPEKQIEKYLDEQFHQDSTQINNITKTFASSGDLQYKLSKLDLSTSPFSVSVYSDDTLIWWNQQSLRIKNRTDKIIYKRTSEFNQLLTEFEVVLFDNSGKLNPKIYSSAGLSAGISPDYIGNNRKLNAGTISIPVKTQLSEKNQLIPSLAFIFLLIFLVSVNILALKKLQTKKSETLTFREFLPFILVWGFTRAAFFIPFIKDFFGGMDLFRNVQSGIFLNSSVADLGLNLIWASLAVFFTNLPYIKSKLNHIPAHLYTYFTGFITMVLFWILVYIIKDFSADTKLNLETDYLLMFNYMSLILIFLFILFLFLIFHFTQNLFEGLKHFSGADYKKYIYLFLGVATGFAGILVFPPDFPVWPLLVFVCAYILILDVYVESGEKKITYILWWLILLSGFLAVNLFFFGIRKDAAERKSFVNQYFATSDPGTAELISRFSDTLVSGDAFTKFMTLSYPEKLDEQDISNYLLNLMPEDDRLNDYIKTVKLFDNTGSSLFTNHFINYHKTVKNISTGQKLNDFVYYNPFETKYYLRFEIENNVHPNGPLLLIISFEKDDPNRKSLLNNAFEKYNFAVIQNDQILESNFPGEHKINLNDLENITADVINSEYSFVVSTPINGIRIISYKKISGLIKPISMFSFILTLSGFILILLTVLNTRFGFLPENISLKFGVRASLKTKIQSAIIILILSSFLIIGLMTAFYFKNLIEVNQNAAKREESNSIVRNIQSSIQNLDDEESAIRYLQSKLKEIAFIHNKEISLYDKNGNLYSTSARTDFERRMPFQIWMAIHDTSENKGSAVESYSDGVYRPDYRPLYYGNKHPFAYIGIHHKTVDSSTRSILDFLSTILNVYIFLFLIAGAIAITISNSITQPLSILAEKLKQFKLGRKHDPLEWKSNDEIGDLINDYNNLTVELQKSAEMLAKTERDMAWREMAKQVAHEIKNPLTPMKLSIQYLEKASKSNPERTNDLIPRVSATLIEQIDNLTQIANEFSNFATMPQANNEKIILNEIVETIHDLFRKRDDMDISLVEPIDELVVFADRNHLVRILNNLVKNAIQAIPENKRGKIEIELSQADNHALIRVTDNGTGIPDHMKEKVFAPNFTTKSSGTGLGLAISANMIESFNGKIYFETIYGTGTDFYISIPLMRSEDLYKDENRVVLD, encoded by the coding sequence ATGCTTAAAAAAGCAGCCTTTTTATCTGCAATTATCTTCATTTGTCTGTATTCAGTTCAATGGTTCAGGACAACATATCACTTGCCTGAAAAACAAATTGAAAAATATCTTGATGAACAGTTTCACCAAGACTCCACTCAAATAAATAATATCACAAAAACTTTTGCATCATCCGGTGATTTACAATATAAACTCTCTAAACTTGATTTATCAACTTCTCCATTCAGCGTAAGTGTCTATTCTGATGACACTTTGATATGGTGGAATCAGCAAAGCCTGAGAATTAAAAACCGGACAGATAAAATTATATACAAACGTACTTCTGAATTCAACCAATTGCTCACTGAATTTGAAGTGGTTCTATTTGACAACTCAGGTAAATTAAACCCCAAAATATACTCTTCAGCTGGACTTAGTGCAGGAATCTCCCCGGATTATATTGGAAATAACCGGAAATTAAATGCAGGAACTATCTCCATTCCTGTAAAGACGCAATTGAGTGAAAAAAATCAGCTCATTCCTTCTTTAGCATTTATTTTTCTTTTGATATTTTTGGTATCTGTCAATATTTTGGCATTAAAGAAACTTCAAACTAAAAAAAGTGAAACTTTAACTTTCCGGGAATTTTTGCCATTCATATTAGTTTGGGGTTTTACGAGGGCTGCATTTTTTATTCCGTTTATAAAGGATTTTTTTGGTGGAATGGATTTATTCAGGAATGTCCAATCAGGTATATTTTTAAACAGTAGTGTTGCTGATTTGGGATTGAATCTGATCTGGGCTTCATTAGCAGTTTTTTTTACTAATCTTCCGTATATCAAATCGAAGTTAAATCATATTCCGGCACATCTCTATACTTATTTCACCGGATTCATTACGATGGTCTTGTTTTGGATTTTAGTTTACATCATAAAAGACTTTTCTGCTGATACAAAACTGAATCTTGAAACAGATTATCTGCTCATGTTTAATTATATGAGTCTGATTTTGATTTTTCTGTTTATACTATTTCTGTTTTTGATTTTTCATTTCACACAAAATTTATTTGAAGGTTTAAAACATTTTTCAGGTGCAGATTACAAAAAATATATTTATTTATTTTTGGGAGTAGCCACGGGCTTTGCAGGCATATTGGTCTTTCCACCTGATTTTCCAGTTTGGCCCCTTTTGGTATTTGTTTGTGCATACATTCTTATATTGGATGTATATGTAGAAAGTGGAGAAAAAAAGATCACATACATACTTTGGTGGCTGATACTTTTGTCTGGATTTCTTGCTGTCAATTTATTCTTCTTCGGGATCCGAAAAGATGCAGCAGAGCGTAAATCATTTGTAAATCAATACTTTGCAACATCAGATCCCGGTACGGCGGAACTTATCAGCCGATTTAGTGATACTTTAGTCTCAGGAGATGCTTTTACAAAATTCATGACCCTTTCATATCCTGAAAAATTAGACGAACAAGACATCAGTAATTACCTGCTGAATTTAATGCCCGAAGATGACAGACTTAACGACTATATTAAAACTGTTAAATTATTTGACAACACAGGTTCAAGCCTATTTACCAACCATTTTATAAACTACCACAAAACGGTCAAAAACATCAGTACGGGGCAGAAATTGAATGACTTTGTCTATTACAACCCTTTTGAAACCAAATACTATCTGAGATTCGAGATAGAAAACAATGTACACCCTAATGGTCCTTTATTACTGATAATTTCATTTGAAAAGGATGATCCAAACCGCAAATCACTATTAAACAATGCTTTTGAAAAGTATAATTTTGCTGTTATCCAAAATGATCAGATACTGGAAAGTAATTTCCCCGGAGAACATAAAATTAATCTGAATGACTTAGAAAACATTACTGCAGATGTCATCAACAGTGAATATTCCTTTGTAGTTTCCACACCGATAAATGGCATCCGTATCATTTCTTACAAAAAAATATCCGGCCTGATAAAACCGATATCTATGTTTTCTTTTATTCTGACGCTATCGGGATTTATATTGATTTTATTAACTGTTTTAAATACCCGATTTGGATTTTTACCTGAAAATATTTCTCTGAAATTTGGCGTAAGAGCCTCATTAAAAACCAAAATTCAATCTGCTATCATCATACTCATCCTTTCCTCTTTTCTGATTATCGGATTGATGACCGCTTTTTATTTTAAAAATCTGATAGAAGTAAATCAAAATGCGGCAAAAAGAGAAGAAAGCAACTCAATCGTACGAAATATACAATCCAGTATCCAAAATCTTGATGATGAAGAAAGTGCAATCAGATATCTGCAATCCAAGTTAAAGGAAATAGCTTTTATTCACAATAAAGAAATAAGTCTTTATGATAAAAACGGAAATCTATACAGTACTTCCGCGAGAACAGACTTTGAAAGAAGAATGCCCTTTCAAATATGGATGGCTATACACGACACATCTGAAAACAAAGGCAGTGCTGTAGAAAGCTACTCTGATGGAGTGTACAGGCCTGACTACAGACCGCTTTATTACGGCAACAAACATCCATTTGCCTACATTGGCATACATCATAAAACGGTGGACAGTTCAACCAGAAGTATTCTGGATTTTCTCAGCACAATACTGAATGTATATATATTTCTGTTCCTGATAGCCGGTGCTATTGCAATCACTATTTCAAATTCTATTACACAGCCATTGTCCATTCTTGCCGAAAAACTTAAACAATTCAAGCTTGGCAGAAAACATGATCCACTCGAATGGAAATCAAACGATGAAATAGGTGATCTGATCAATGACTATAACAACCTCACGGTCGAGTTACAGAAAAGTGCAGAAATGCTCGCCAAAACAGAAAGAGATATGGCCTGGCGTGAGATGGCCAAACAGGTGGCACATGAAATCAAGAATCCTCTCACACCCATGAAACTGAGCATACAATATCTCGAAAAAGCTTCCAAATCCAATCCGGAAAGAACCAATGACCTGATTCCAAGGGTTTCGGCAACATTGATAGAACAAATAGACAATCTTACCCAAATTGCCAATGAGTTCTCCAATTTTGCCACGATGCCTCAGGCCAATAATGAAAAAATTATTCTCAATGAGATTGTAGAAACCATACACGACTTGTTCAGAAAAAGGGATGATATGGATATCAGCCTCGTTGAACCGATTGATGAGTTGGTCGTTTTTGCGGACAGAAATCATTTAGTCAGAATTCTCAACAATCTCGTTAAAAATGCGATTCAGGCTATCCCCGAAAACAAAAGGGGGAAAATAGAAATTGAACTCAGCCAGGCTGACAATCATGCACTGATCAGAGTTACAGATAACGGTACCGGTATTCCGGATCATATGAAGGAAAAGGTTTTTGCTCCAAATTTTACAACAAAAAGTTCAGGTACCGGCCTAGGTCTTGCAATATCAGCCAATATGATAGAATCTTTTAACGGAAAAATTTATTTTGAAACAATTTATGGAACAGGAACTGATTTTTATATCTCTATACCACTAATGCGATCGGAAGATTTATACAAAGATGAAAACAGAGTAGTCCTCGATTAA
- a CDS encoding FAD-dependent oxidoreductase, translating to MNRRDFIFKSTLAGSAILLPKNVKTDSGFSPYKKPKSVIIVGAGFAGLAAGMKLKSEGIKVTILEARKRIGGRVFSNQPPKANGQVIELGAEWVGNSHERVITLCNEFELTLENNQFETDLILGGKHSKVGNWGFSPEMDKFWENKVNIWENMSESQKTKLDKTDWWRYLSTQGVTEKDLLMRDLMDSTDFGESIRHTSAYAAFAEYAESSEKNEMDLKIKGGNSLLAEKMADAAGRENIFTDHSVVTVKQSGSQNVSVICSNGKSFEAENLICAIPTFSLMKIDWQPGLPTVTQEALHELQYARIGKFPVVFSERFWKRDDFDLLTDTPAHYFYHGTKNQTGKTGVLMCYATGDKADVLGSVSKTQRLDIILNALKPAFGNVRKYIAEDLMYYWGQDQYSSGAYAFYGKKQWFDVMPVLKKPHQNVYFAGEHLADWQGFMEGAINSGEEAATILAAGD from the coding sequence ATGAACAGACGTGACTTTATATTCAAAAGCACCTTGGCCGGATCGGCAATCCTTCTTCCAAAAAATGTTAAAACTGATTCCGGATTCAGCCCATACAAAAAACCCAAATCCGTCATTATTGTTGGTGCCGGATTTGCAGGTCTTGCTGCAGGTATGAAGTTAAAATCTGAAGGCATAAAAGTGACGATTCTCGAAGCCCGCAAAAGAATAGGCGGAAGGGTGTTTTCAAATCAACCACCAAAAGCAAATGGTCAGGTTATCGAACTTGGTGCTGAATGGGTCGGAAATTCTCACGAGAGGGTGATCACACTTTGTAATGAATTTGAGTTGACACTGGAAAATAATCAATTTGAAACTGACCTCATTTTAGGTGGGAAACATAGTAAAGTTGGAAATTGGGGATTCAGCCCTGAGATGGACAAATTCTGGGAAAACAAAGTCAATATTTGGGAAAATATGTCAGAATCACAAAAAACAAAATTGGATAAAACAGACTGGTGGCGTTATCTCTCGACACAAGGTGTCACGGAAAAAGATCTTTTAATGAGAGACCTGATGGATTCCACAGATTTTGGTGAAAGTATCAGACACACATCCGCCTATGCAGCATTTGCAGAATATGCAGAAAGTAGTGAAAAAAATGAAATGGACCTTAAAATTAAGGGTGGTAATTCATTACTTGCTGAAAAAATGGCTGATGCAGCAGGCAGAGAAAATATATTTACAGATCATTCTGTCGTCACTGTTAAACAAAGCGGATCTCAGAATGTCTCTGTAATATGCTCCAATGGAAAGTCATTTGAAGCTGAAAACCTAATTTGTGCCATTCCGACTTTTTCGTTGATGAAAATCGACTGGCAACCCGGCTTGCCTACGGTGACTCAAGAGGCACTGCATGAACTTCAATATGCCAGAATCGGTAAGTTTCCCGTGGTATTCTCAGAAAGATTCTGGAAACGCGATGATTTTGATTTGTTGACCGATACACCGGCACATTATTTTTATCACGGCACCAAAAATCAAACCGGAAAAACCGGAGTCTTGATGTGTTATGCTACCGGCGACAAAGCAGATGTACTTGGTTCTGTCAGTAAAACACAGCGGTTGGATATTATTCTGAATGCACTCAAACCTGCATTCGGCAATGTCAGAAAATATATTGCTGAAGACCTGATGTATTACTGGGGTCAGGATCAATATTCGAGTGGCGCATATGCTTTCTACGGTAAAAAACAATGGTTTGATGTCATGCCTGTCTTAAAAAAGCCTCACCAGAATGTATATTTTGCCGGAGAACATCTGGCAGATTGGCAGGGATTTATGGAAGGTGCTATCAATAGCGGAGAAGAAGCAGCAACGATTCTGGCTGCAGGTGATTAA
- a CDS encoding hemoglobin yields the protein MKAEHIKLVKKTWKILMGVDPAIIGDAFYSKLFADQPAIRKLFPSDMNKQYIKLVDMLSSIIMNLDQPESFSADIVAMSKRHTGYGVRPAHYAMVGAALLWTLKQGLGTEWNQEIEDAWTSCYTSLAEVMIQNS from the coding sequence ATGAAGGCAGAACATATTAAATTAGTCAAAAAGACCTGGAAAATCCTGATGGGAGTAGATCCGGCGATCATCGGAGATGCTTTCTATTCCAAGCTTTTCGCAGATCAGCCAGCGATCAGGAAACTGTTTCCGTCTGATATGAATAAACAGTATATTAAACTGGTTGACATGTTATCTTCCATTATTATGAATCTGGATCAACCGGAATCCTTCTCAGCTGATATTGTAGCTATGTCCAAGCGACACACCGGATATGGTGTCAGGCCAGCCCACTATGCTATGGTAGGTGCGGCCTTATTGTGGACATTAAAACAGGGTCTGGGTACGGAGTGGAATCAGGAGATTGAAGATGCGTGGACCAGTTGTTATACTTCCCTTGCGGAAGTGATGATTCAGAATAGTTAG